From Cellulosimicrobium sp. ES-005, one genomic window encodes:
- a CDS encoding ArsR family transcriptional regulator, with protein MPEDTSTTYRALASSSRLTLLHALQERGPMTVADLSREAELCPSATREHLQRLADAGFVRSAPEVRTTRGRPRILYEAIAGEDPPRDDGAARRLGESLVRAALTRTVLGHGDAAQGAAHDDAAHGTRDVLAGTARVAGRRLVDVLRSSGRDAPEPTPENQLAALDDHLHQLGLDPELEEERLRFHLYRCPFLALAADREDVVCAVHLGLVQGVLAGVGGPVRAEALLPFVEPHHCVLQLSRAS; from the coding sequence GTGCCCGAGGACACGTCGACCACGTACCGCGCTCTCGCGTCGTCGAGCCGGCTGACGCTGCTGCACGCGCTCCAGGAACGCGGCCCGATGACGGTCGCCGACCTCTCGCGCGAGGCGGAGCTGTGTCCGAGCGCGACGCGCGAGCACCTCCAACGGCTCGCGGACGCGGGGTTCGTGCGCAGCGCCCCCGAGGTGCGCACGACGCGTGGACGCCCGCGCATCCTCTACGAGGCGATCGCGGGCGAGGACCCGCCGCGGGACGACGGCGCGGCGCGGCGCCTCGGCGAGTCGCTCGTCCGGGCCGCACTGACCCGCACGGTGCTCGGTCACGGCGACGCCGCCCAGGGCGCCGCGCACGACGACGCCGCGCACGGCACGCGCGACGTCCTCGCCGGGACCGCGCGCGTGGCGGGCCGGCGGCTCGTCGACGTGCTCCGTTCCTCGGGCCGCGACGCGCCCGAGCCCACGCCGGAGAACCAGCTCGCCGCGCTCGACGACCACCTGCACCAGCTCGGGCTCGACCCCGAGCTCGAGGAGGAGCGGTTGCGGTTCCATCTCTACCGGTGCCCGTTCCTCGCGCTCGCGGCGGACCGCGAGGACGTGGTCTGCGCCGTCCACCTCGGCCTCGTGCAGGGCGTGCTCGCGGGCGTCGGCGGGCCCGTCCGCGCGGAGGCGCTGCTGCCCTTCGTCGAGCCGCACCACTGCGTGCTGCAGCTCTCGCGCGCGAGCTGA
- a CDS encoding MFS transporter, with protein MTAPATTRPPSLLRAVRTPSSVDLSTWDPEDESRWDRRFAWRTLWITTYNLTLAFCAWYLVSAVAPRLNDVGFDLTTAQLYWLTAVPGLAGGLFRMVYMFLPPVVGTRTLVGGTATLVLLPMLGWTFAVRDASTPYAVLMLLAVAAGIGGGAFSGFMPSTSYFFPRRMAGTALGLQAGIGNFGVSLIQFLTPWVVGFGLLGTAALTPQQTATGSHLWLHNAGLVLVPWTVLGAVLAALYLRRVPVSANFREQLDIFGNKHTWIMTAIYLMTFGAFSGFAAQLGLLIVAEYGGFENAPDPLRYAFLGPLLGSAARAGFGPLCDRFGGAVWTLVAGIGMTVSTVFSLFFLDPHDVGQFGWFLAGMLAVFTFAGIGNAGTFKQMPMIFPRRQAGGVIGWTASIAAFGPFLVGIGLSLVPARSFFVGCAVFFALCTWLTWHYYARPGAPNPS; from the coding sequence ATGACCGCCCCTGCCACCACCAGGCCGCCCTCGCTGCTGCGGGCGGTGCGCACGCCGTCGAGCGTGGACCTGTCGACGTGGGACCCCGAGGACGAGTCGCGCTGGGACCGCCGGTTCGCGTGGCGCACGCTGTGGATCACGACGTACAACCTCACGCTCGCGTTCTGCGCGTGGTACCTCGTGAGCGCGGTCGCGCCCCGGCTCAACGACGTCGGCTTCGACCTCACGACGGCACAGCTCTACTGGCTCACGGCCGTCCCCGGCCTCGCCGGCGGGCTGTTCCGCATGGTCTACATGTTCCTCCCGCCCGTCGTCGGCACGCGCACGCTCGTGGGCGGCACGGCGACGCTCGTCCTCCTGCCGATGCTCGGCTGGACCTTCGCCGTGCGCGACGCGAGCACGCCGTACGCGGTGCTCATGCTGCTCGCGGTCGCGGCGGGGATCGGCGGCGGCGCGTTCTCCGGGTTCATGCCCTCGACGAGCTACTTCTTCCCCCGGCGCATGGCGGGGACGGCGCTGGGGCTGCAGGCCGGGATCGGCAACTTCGGCGTGAGCCTCATCCAGTTCCTCACGCCGTGGGTCGTCGGCTTCGGCCTCCTCGGCACGGCGGCCCTCACGCCGCAGCAGACGGCGACGGGCAGCCATCTCTGGCTGCACAACGCAGGCCTCGTCCTCGTGCCGTGGACCGTGCTCGGCGCGGTGCTCGCCGCCCTGTACCTGCGCCGGGTCCCGGTGAGCGCGAACTTCCGCGAGCAGCTCGACATCTTCGGCAACAAGCACACGTGGATCATGACGGCGATCTACCTCATGACCTTCGGCGCGTTCAGCGGGTTCGCGGCCCAGCTCGGGCTGCTCATCGTCGCGGAGTACGGCGGGTTCGAGAACGCGCCCGACCCGCTGCGCTACGCGTTCCTCGGCCCGCTGCTCGGCTCGGCCGCGCGCGCCGGGTTCGGGCCGCTGTGCGACCGGTTCGGCGGTGCGGTCTGGACCCTCGTCGCCGGGATCGGCATGACGGTCTCGACGGTGTTCTCGCTGTTCTTCCTCGACCCGCACGACGTCGGGCAGTTCGGCTGGTTCCTCGCGGGGATGCTCGCGGTGTTCACCTTCGCCGGGATCGGCAACGCAGGGACGTTCAAGCAGATGCCGATGATCTTCCCGCGCCGCCAGGCGGGCGGGGTGATCGGCTGGACCGCCTCGATCGCCGCGTTCGGCCCGTTCCTCGTCGGCATCGGGCTCTCGCTCGTCCCCGCGCGGTCGTTCTTCGTCGGGTGCGCCGTGTTCTTCGCCCTGTGCACGTGGCTCACGTGGCACTACTACGCCCGGCCGGGCGCCCCGAACCCCTCCTGA